A single window of Microbispora hainanensis DNA harbors:
- a CDS encoding sensor histidine kinase produces the protein MTTLEGFLPRPRAERSREAVITAAAFVLFLLGSVVRGDESLTAPPIAAYLLAVVSCAALPLRHRTPLPVMVVTTLCSVLAMVAGLMLTPLVVVPAMITAYTIAVRTERRTTAAVLLISAALLMAAGLVLQPLSWSTVTRTCSTVIFPLAAGVLGHSAQNRRAYLAAVEERALRAEESRESEARRRVAEERVRIARELHDLVAHEITLANAQATVAAHFFDSRPEQARTSLRQLVETTRQALDELRATVGLLRESGDHAQPAEPAPGLAQLPTLIESFRRAGLTVSVHEEGPAGTLPPGLDLTAYRIIQEALTNVTKHAGIGRARVGLAWTRDLVTLTITDDGPGDHTIPGPSAGSGGYGLIGIRERVTAVGGRLVAGRRPEGGFRVVAELPRPARETTRSSAAVDREQTGVTTTARSTADAELPAGEALPSGEAPDDAARRGDVA, from the coding sequence CGCCGATCGCCGCGTATCTGCTCGCCGTGGTGTCCTGTGCCGCGCTGCCGCTGCGGCACAGGACACCGCTGCCCGTCATGGTGGTCACCACGCTGTGCAGCGTGCTGGCGATGGTCGCGGGCCTGATGCTGACCCCGTTGGTAGTGGTCCCCGCCATGATCACGGCGTACACGATCGCGGTCCGGACCGAGCGGCGTACGACGGCCGCGGTCCTGCTCATCTCCGCCGCACTCCTCATGGCAGCGGGGCTGGTGTTGCAACCGCTGTCCTGGTCCACGGTCACCAGGACCTGCTCGACGGTCATCTTCCCGCTGGCGGCCGGCGTGCTCGGGCACTCGGCCCAGAACCGGCGTGCCTACCTGGCGGCGGTGGAGGAGCGCGCGTTGCGGGCCGAGGAGAGCCGGGAGAGCGAGGCGCGCCGGCGCGTGGCCGAGGAACGGGTGCGCATCGCCCGGGAACTGCACGACCTCGTGGCCCACGAGATCACCCTTGCCAACGCACAGGCCACGGTCGCCGCGCACTTCTTCGACAGCCGCCCCGAGCAGGCCCGCACCAGCCTGCGGCAGCTGGTGGAGACGACACGCCAGGCGCTGGACGAGCTGCGTGCCACGGTCGGGCTGCTGCGCGAGTCGGGGGACCATGCCCAGCCCGCCGAACCGGCGCCCGGGTTGGCTCAGCTGCCCACGCTCATCGAGTCGTTCCGCCGTGCGGGCCTCACGGTATCGGTGCACGAGGAGGGGCCGGCGGGGACACTGCCGCCGGGCCTGGACCTCACCGCCTACCGGATCATCCAGGAGGCGTTGACCAACGTGACGAAACACGCCGGTATCGGCCGGGCCCGGGTGGGCCTGGCCTGGACCCGCGACCTCGTGACCCTCACCATCACCGACGACGGGCCGGGGGACCACACGATCCCGGGCCCGTCCGCGGGATCGGGCGGCTATGGGCTGATCGGGATACGCGAACGTGTCACTGCGGTCGGCGGCCGGCTTGTCGCAGGCAGGCGGCCCGAGGGCGGATTCCGTGTCGTCGCCGAACTGCCTCGCCCGGCACGGGAGACGACCCGAAGTTCCGCCGCGGTCGACCGGGAGCAGACGGGTGTGACGACGACCGCTCGATCGACGGCGGACGCCGAACTGCCGGCGGGTGAAGCTCTGCCGAGCGGTGAGGCGCCGGACGACGCCGCACGGCGCGGGGACGTCGCATGA